The genomic interval TCACAACCATAGAATGCAGTTGAGATAGGCCTCATACACCCATCACAATTGATATCATCTTTAACCTCACCACTAAAAGTGCGAGTTAAATTGTGATCGTGGAAAGCATGTTTGATCTCTGTTGCTATTTCATCTCCCTTTAGACACTTTGTTTGAATAACATCAGTGATCCAGTTTATAGATTCTCCCTCAGACCTCTCGTCTTCATTAAATTTTGGATCCCAAATACTTCTATCAGTTGCACAATTCACATGTGCAATATAATTGCATTCAGAATCAGGACAATAATAACTTCCATACCCTGTATTCACTTTTTTATGACAAATTTTGCACTCCCActtttcaaattgattttctgGAAGAGAATAGGAATGAGAAAGTCGGTGATGATGTCGCATTATTGTGATGACGCGTGGCAATGAAATGCAACTCTTGTGAACAATAAAGTTGCATGTAGTGCACAAATAGGGAATGCGATCGCCATCAGTGCCACAAAAGTCACAAATGAATGACATTGGTCTTGATAGAAGAGTCCATGGGTGTTCATGATTGACAGTTGTAATTTCAGGTAGTGGTGATACATCTTCAAGCATAAGGCCGAACTCGCAAACGTTGCAATAGTAAACAAATCCCTTCCATTTTATTTTGCACAGGTAGCAAGAACAACTGTCCAAATGAATAAGTGGATTTTGCAAGAGAGTCAGCAGATGTCTACGATCGTGAAAGTTATTAATCTCAAGGGGTAGTTCCGCACATTCTTTATGAAGGTACCCCTCCCTGTTCTTGCAATCCAAACATTTGTAAAATGGGCTTGATGATATTTCTTTCATACATCCCAAGCAATCACATCTAATAATCCTGTTATGCTTTTCAATTAAGATCAATGGATGCTCGTGGAAAGGGTATTCTACTTTATCAAAGTTTCCAGCAATGGAGGCACAATTAATGTCCAGATCGAACTTACAAGAAGCACAATGATAAACCAATCCCGAAAAACTCCCCCAACAAAAATCGCATAAGTACGAACTAGAATAAGGTGATTTTGGTAGAAGAATAAGAGGGTGTGGAGGGTGGAAGGGATGGCTTACCTCCGGGGATAACTCTAACTCGGCACATGTCTTGTGAAGAAAAAACTTGCAACCGCTGCAGCAGTAGCATGGACCTTCTACTCGTTCCTCACACGCAAAGCAACAagctccttcttcttcttcttcttcacttgCACGACTCCACTCTTGGATGAACACCAGCTGATGGTCATGGCTAAAATGTTTAAGATCCATCTCTCTTTTCAAAATGGACCTAACAATCTTCTGGGAAAAGAGTaaagtttttttaaagaaaaaatagtacTGCTGCAATTGTCCACTGTGTGGACCCTCTGCTACTGTCCCAGTGGCTACTAAGTGTTTGAGGATATTTTTCATTAACGACAAATTTTGCTGactttttgaccaagttttgAAGATAGATACAAAGGATCCAGCTACTtcagataaaaaaaatggactTTGTGAGTTGGAAAGATCTAACCTTCATGCTTACTAGaaagaacaaacaaaaaaccaaaacaagacaaaaacaaacaaacaaaggaaacaaaagaaaaccaaacaaaacaaacaaacactGGGTTAGTAAGATCCAATAATTTGGTAACCTTCTTGTTCTTTTCGCTGTTAGCAAGTACTGATACTATTTTTctaattaccatttttttttgcatgTGAATATATTGATTAGGATCTATAGCATGTAGAATTCATGTATTTTGATTAGACGCTCGTTTTAGTCtttaaattaacttattaaCTCAAAAAAAGCCTTATGTTCATGGTTGATCACATTATTTATGTTTGAACATTAAGATAGTATAAGATATGGCTTGGATTAAATCATAGAGAACATTATTGTAATGTAATCTTAAGTactctttctttgtttgatttctttactttatattttcaagTTAATCGTAGCAGAACTCCATTCAGCATTGGGCTAAAAAATACAGAAACACTAGTTATCCCATCAGTTAATCGTAAGCATGTCATAAGTCTGCAAGCCGAGGTAGATCCTGAAAATGGCTTTAGAAAACGAGGGGGCAAAGATAGAGAGAGTAAAAACAGCTCTGTTCCGCAAtcttcttttaaatattatcatGCAGCACAAACCAACCTTATTCTTTGGTTGTGTCTGATCACCTTGGTTTTGGACAATGAATATTAGCAGCAATAGCAGTAGCAGCAGCAAGGTGTTAAACACATTAAGGCTAAAGAACCCAAAACTTCTGTTACTAGAATCCTGCAAGAACTTGTCTCAGCTGAAAATCATCCATGGTCATATGATAAGAACCCATATCATTTTTGACATCTTCGCTGCCAGTCGTCTTATTTCCCTATGCACTGACCCTTCATTTGGAACAGCCTTATTAGATTACGCTTTCAAGGTCTTTTCCCAAATTGAAACCCCCAATCTGTTCATCTACAACGCCTTGATTAAAGGGTTTTCAGCTTGTCAAAACCCACATCAGTCTTTCCATTTTTACACCCAATTATTACGTGCAAACATTCTTCCTGATAATCTCAGCTTCCCATTTTTAGTCAGGGCATGTGCTCAGTTAGAGTCTCTTGATATGGGAATTCAAGCCCACGGACAAATAATAAAGCATGGCTTCCAAAGCAATGTTTATGTACAGAATTCTTTAGTTCACATGTATTCTACATGTGGGGATATAAAGTCAGCAAATGCAATTTTTCAACGAATGACTTGTTTAAATGTGGTTTCTTGGACTTCAATGATAGCTGGATTTAATAAAGTTGGGGATGTCGCGATGGCGCGTAAGTTGTTTGATACAATGCCGGAGAAGAACTTGGTTACTTGGAGTATAATGATTAGTGGATATGCCAAGAACAGTTATTTTGAGAAGGCTGTTGAATTGTTTCAGGTTCTTCAGGAAGAAGGGGTTAAAGCTAATGAGACGGTTATGGTTAGTGTGATTTCTTCTTGTGCTCATTTAGGTGCTATTGAATTAGGTGAAAAAGCTCATGAGTACATTTTTAGGAACAATTTGAGTTTGAATGTGATTCTTGGGACAGCTTTAGTAGATATGTATGCAAGATGTGGGAGTATTGAAAAAGCTATTGGGGTTTTCGAGGAACTACCAGAAAGAGATGTTCTTAGCTGGACAACTCTTATTGCTGGATTGGCAATGCATGGTTATGCAGAGAGGGCACTCTGGGTCTTTTCAGAGATGGTTAAGTCAGGGTTAAGGCCAAGAGACATTTCGTTTACAGCTGTGTTATCTGCTTGTAGTCATGGGGGATTGGTAGGAAAAGGTCTAGAGTTGTTCGAGAGCATGAAAAGAGATTTTGGTATTGAGCCTAGGTTGGAACATTATGGTTGTGTGGTTGATTTGCTAGGTCGAGCAGGGAAGTTAGCAGAAGCTGAGAAGTTTGTGCTTGAAATGCCTGTAAAGCCTAATGCTCCCATTTGGGGGGCACTTCTTGGAGCTTGCCGTATTCATAGAAATGCTGAAATTGCTGAAAGAGTGGGAAAGATCCTGATCCCTCTGCTGCCAGAACATAGTGGCTATTATGTGCTGCTCTCAAACATTTATGCACGCACAAACAGGTGGGAAAATGTTGAAAGTATGAGACAgatgatgaaggaaaaaggagTCAAAAAACCACCCGGTTACAGTTTGATCGAGGTAGACGGGAAAGTCCATAACTTTACAATGGGAGACAAATCGCACCCTGAAATAGACATGATAGAAAGAACATGGGAAGAGATTCTTAAGAAGATAAGACTGGCAGGTTATAGTGGGAATACATCCGATGCATTGTTTGACATtgatgaggaagaaaaagaaagtgctCTTCACAGACACAGTGAAAAGCTCGCTATTGCTTTTGGGATTATGAGAACAAAGGCTCCGATGCCAATCCGAATAGTGAAGAACTTGCGGGTATGTGAGGATTGTCACACAGCTACCAAGCTGATTTCCAAGGTTTTTGAGCGTGAGTTGATTGTGAGAGACAGGAACCGGTTCCATTATTTTAGACACGGTACTTGTTCTTGTATGGATTACTGGTGAAAACACACACTATCTTGTGATATGAACTATCTTCCTActcccccttgaatttttttgtatcTTGCTCTTTTCGACAAAACGAACCCATTCTTTTTAGGAATTTACCAATCAAAGTTTCGagaaatttatcatttattttaatGCTGCATTCGCATCCAGTACTTGCTCCAATAGTCTTTCCTTAGCCGGGCCTTGGTTAGCCAGTCTCCCATCGGTCATTGATAGGAACAAGATTCACTCCAAGTCTGTGGTACAACGTCCGGAATATACCGTAAATAACGTATAGCCTGGTAAGATAGGACAAAATGAATAGAGAAGGTGAAGCAGATGCCATAGCAACATACTAGCAGGTCCTACCGGTCAGACTTGACTCGGAATTCAAGGCATTCCAGGCacgtttctttttcttccatttaCTCATTTTCAACTAGTTGCTACCGGAATGATTTGTTTCAATCAATTGAAGCTTTGTCTACTGAGTTACTAATTATGAGTTCCCATTAATAATTGCTTGCAGATTACTGACCCTAATTACTTTGCTTTTTATCCTtcatttttaacttatttcacCACACCAAATAAATTTGCCACGTGGCAGCTTAAAATCCAtgtcataattttttattgttaaaatgCCCATCTAAATTCCACTTAAGCACTAGTCAATGTCTAAATGCCCCCTCAACATGGTTAATGTCatattaataaatgaaaaactCGGACGCTAATgtgtttattttttcatatcagaaaaagattgaatctagaatttgatcaaaaattaTTCATATGTCAATTATATCATGTGAACATAATATTATTGTGATAAGTTAAGTTGGTACATGAACAGATAAAATTAACCATGTCTCAATTATATCATATGAACAGAATATTatcttgataaattaatatggcacataaataagtaaaattcaaaaaattttacaaaattcttGCAAAAAAACAATATCTAAAAGTGAAATTCATCTTCATAACCTTGAACAAATTGTAGTTTCTTaagtcaaattaaaaataatattactaagTTTGTTTTAATAGcattaaaaactaatatttaCATGTGATAAATAActtttgcttaaaattttattgaatatttgaaATACCATTCACTTATGTCATTTTTGGTTATACTGTTTTATGAAACGTTTATCACTTCAAAATCGTCAAGCTATGAAGTCggataattaataataattcttaATTATAATGATTGTTGtagttaaaaatttatttaatatttaaatatattgaatataaattttatgaaaaattaattatatgcaCAATAATTACATGGACTAGGATTATAAATTAgtctaatttttcattttaagaaaaaaaccGATGATAAAAGTTAGCAAATACAATTAATAGGACTAACTACGGTTATGTGAAAGTAACTCTTAAGAAATACAGATTTGAATCCTTAGTTTTGTTAATGTTAATCTACTAATTTAtatcttcaaagtttttaaatgaataataatgttttttttatggCATGGTTTCCAAAACgaatataaattaaaacaatcatGCAAATAGTCATGAGAATAATATATAGGAGGTAGTGaacatttataatatatatatatatatagagagagagatagatAGATAAAGAGATATGACAACCGGGGTGTTGTGAATATTATACTCCTATGTcaagatataatatttttaatgcaTAATGCTCAAAAAAGTTTATGACGTATAtaggaaattttaaattaattttttattatattaaaataatatttttatatttttattttaaattaaataaattcttatgacaaatgattgattaattgctattaatcaaaatgtttaTTATCCTTTTATGGGCATGTAACGCTGATGTGAATagtgaaaatataatataatcaCGTCATTATATCATGTCATTATCTATTATGATGTGACATTATATGTTAACGTCACACGGTAAAGAATGATAAGtagtattttgattaaagTAATCATTAGTTACATGGGCTtaattgattcaaaataaaaatataaaaggttatttgacttaaagtaaaaatgtatgaatttgattgaatataataaaaaaaataaaaatttatttaaatttttttgaatagtttaagaattcttttaaatattaagtctattttaaaaatatgccattatcaaaaatatataagataaCTATAAATGTTTGATACTTAtccaacaaaatttaaataatcaaacttTTCTATAGAAGGTATCTATGGAAAACTAGACAAAATGatctaaaaactaaaattaataaaaatgttgAATGCAAATATTTATGGTATGATATTTGAAAAAGtttatgaactattttaaaaaaatttaaataagtttttattcttttattacgttcaattaaatctttatatttttattttaaattaaataaatttttaattattgatagttgattaattgCTATTAGATAAAATATCaatgataattttatattcacGTGATAGTTATGTGGTATTAATATGACAATGACGTAGAGAgtgaaaaatatcaaataattatttattatgtcatttcataattatttatgACACATCAGTTTATATCACATCAACATTAACATCAtaaacatataataataaataaaaatttttattgaaaataattaaataataattaattagaaaaatttatttaatttaaaataaaaatataaaaatttaattaaacataataaaaaataaaaatttttcttaaataatttaaatatttatttagatattattttatttaaaaaagtaaatagaGATATATTTCATTAGCGTTGTTTATTACTACACTTCTATTACTTCATCCGATTTttgtgtaaaattttaaattactaGAACTAGGTCTGATAAAATAAGGCCGTAAGTAGTCTGTTTTGGTCAAATCATACCTGGGGTTTCGCTGTAGTTATGGAAATGCATACAAAatctttgattttgtttccATAGCAATCAGGAATATGAATGGAAAGTCCCAACCCACCttacctttttgttttttttgctttaaaaactGGCAGTATCTTTCTTATATAAATTCAAACTAAATTattcaaacaaaaacaaagcacAACTTCTCAGCCAGTGAGTGACGGTACATCGCAccttccttctctttctttccatcGTTCCCCGGTTTTCTTCTTCTGCGTTTTCACCAATCAATTTCGTTGTTGTTTTTATCAAATTCTGATCGCCGTTTCGATTTCTCTCCCTCCCTCTATTCTCAAGATCTGCTTCCGTCCTCTCCTTTAGATTCCCGTAATTCTGCTCAGgtaatttctctctttttattcCCCAAATTTCACTCAAATGCTCAAATTCCCGCTTCTCGAGATCTTAATTTggtattaaattttgattttgtgtTAATAAGAATGcggttgatttttttttttttggtttgggcAGGTGGGGATGATAGAATGCAGTGTTTGCCATTCGAAAATAGCATCGCCGAACAGCAAAGCCGTTTCGAGGGCTTACGATAGGCATCGCAACCATGTCTCCTCCAAAACCCGTTTTCTCAATGTGCTTTTGGTCAGTGGTGACTGCGTTTTGGTCGGTTTACAGGtcaattcctttctttttaactATCAAACTTTGTGTGAACCAGCGACGTAGCCCTGCCTTCGCATTCTAACacccttttatttatttatttatttatatatgttttatatATTTGCAGCCTATATTGGTTTACATGTCAAAGGTGGATGGGGGTTTCAACTTTAGTCCTATTAGCGTTAACTTTCTCACCGAGGTGGCCAAAGTTATTTTTGCTATCGTTATGCTCTTGTTCCAGGTACTTTAAGCATTTTCTTAACTAGGAAACTTTAACAGATAAGGAAGGAACGTTATCCTATGTACCTTCTTTAACATATAAGGAAGGAACTTTATCCTATATACCGGCACTGGAGTTAAAAGAACTCCGCAAACAGGTTTACATGCTTGGCATGTGTgttttaactataaataaataagtaaacatTGAATGATATAGTTAACTAGGCACGTGACAAGCGGGGAGTTTTAAAACTTCATCTTCTGTGTTTATGCTAATAATCGTATGAGGTATATTCTTTTGCTAAGAATTACTGCcatttgttctttcttttgagTCTTAAATTATCATAAGGTTTGGAAGGCATGTATCATTTGGTCCTAGTGAAGCTGTATTCACAATTCTCCATTAAATCAAGTTTGGTATCCAGTGCATGAACTGTCTTGTCCTTGTGCAGttgtattttgaattaaatctTAGTTATACCTGTTGGATTTTAAGgttcatttatatttatttattataataggTTAGATAAGCCAAAGAAAACATAACTGTCTCTCTGTTACGGATTAGTAAATATTTGGAGAAAACCGAGCTGAGCGTGTCCAGTCTAAAGATGCCCTTTGATAGGCCAATTATTGAACTTGGTTTGCATGACAAAGGAATTGCATATATAATGTAAGGGTACCAGAAGCACCATAAGATGATGAATATATCCCACAAAACGTGAGGCACCCAAACATTTGATAGTTCAAATTGCTTTCTGCGTGAAAACTGCAGAAATAGTTTCAAAATAGATCTAATAATGAAACTTGAAAAGTCTTAAAGGAGGGTTACAAAATTGCTTGATTTGATAATATTGATAGTTTATATACCACACTCATGTTAGGCTGGCGTTATAGAAGGACATAATGTCAAGTTGGAGAATTTAGTCAGAATAGCTTTGTAGGTTCTGAGTTAGTGGTTTTGTCAACCATGTTTTGTCTcttttagttaattttgtttcaaattcctcttgcATTTGattgatcaattttttttataagctGTTTTATATCTGATTCAGAAATTCTAGTTGGCCTGTAAACCAAtagaattctttttttttgagttcTAGTGGAGATATCATCTTGACTCATTTCTTGTTATTAGAAACTGCATAACATGCGGGAAGAAATAGATTATGTTCACTGCCAATTATTATTAGATAATCTAGAGGTGGCAAGTATGTAAATGGACCTGGTGCCTTAGTGCTGATTGGAACTTCGAGTGATTGCTAAATAAAAATGATCATGCTTATTGACCTACAGCCTCAGGAAACATTACTAAGCTTTCCCTGTACTAAGCTCAATGGGCCTGCTAATTGTATTCAGTAGAAATAGGAGAAATGGCATTTCTAATGATGAATGGAAGTctgttaattatttattattaaacgTTATTGGagattctttttattaaattctttCATTAGCATTTCATTATTGTTCTTAtttaactctctctctctctctctctctctctcaaggCTCGGCATAAGAAAGTTGGGGAGAAATCTCTTCTCTCAATTTCTACATTAGTGCAGGTGAGAAATTTATTCCACAAATCTGTGATTTCGATTGCAATTTGTCATTAGTTTCTGTATCACTAATTTCACTAATTcttcataaaattaataatctcaaCAGTTTTAATGATGCATCCTTCTTATAAGCTTCTCATAAAGGATCGCAATAGTCCAATCTTGAGATTAGAAATATATGCTGCAACATGTGATGAAAACTTGTAGCCTATGCAAAGGACCAACTGTTAGACTTACTGGTAGTTTAAATGTTAATTCTTGAAGTTTGTTCTAATGATATGGATGATTTCTTATTGATCACCAAAACTGTAAAACTGATTAAGAAATTGCATTAACTATATATACTTTCTTTGTGGATAACAAAAGTAATTGAGATACCAACATGATAGTTCATTGTGATCTTTGTTAACACTTAGGATATTTAGGGCAGAGAAGGTGATGAAAGACATTAGAAGAATTTCAATTGTTAAGTAGCCATGCTGAAACTAGAGATGCAGCAAGTAAGCCAAACGTTTTTTAGTTCCTCACATAGATTTGGCTTTCTGTGTTGGTTTTCTCGGTTTTGTGCTGTAAAATTGGCAAGACACATTGTTGTGTAATGTGCAATTTTAATGGGACTAATGGTAGATGAGCTGTgagttttgttttattttctttagaGTGAGCGCTACATTGTTGACATTCTTTGGTTTTTGAGTGGCAGTTTTCTTTATGCTTTGCATCCTCTGGTGTGTGGGTGtgtttatattcccttaaccATAAAAAATTCTTCCTTTGGTTTCTGAATGGGTGGTATGTTTTTAACTCTTTATGTATATAAAGGGTTTTCTGAAAAATATGCCGCCATTTATGTCACCTTATTTGGTTGAGAAAATTGTGTTTGGATTGCTTTCTGTGAACTCAATTATTTTACTCTATTTGTGCTGTGTCCTTTTGCTTTAGGAAACTGTCTTTATGTGACATTAAGtccttttgaacttttttagCTTGTTATTCTCCTTGATATCTACACGTTGTTTGTTTTGCTCAGATTCCACTTTTCTGAAATGATGTGAGATGTAGTCATTCATCCACAACATCTTTCTGACCTCAAGTTGCCTCTCCCTTTGTTCTCAACTTTACAGGCTGCTCGAAATAATTTGCTTCTTGCCGTTCCAGCTCTACTTTATGCTATTAATAATTACCTAAAGTTTATTATGCAGGTGGTGTTTTCTTATGATCTTGCTGCTTCTGTCTTTTATGTTACCTGTATAATTTCAATTACTTATGCATGAACTGATTCTATAGAATTGTGGGAAACACCATTTAACTATGTGCAATATTTCTGTTAAACAATTAACCattgttaaaatttcttattggTATTCCTTGGCTTGGTGTTTCATAATAGTAGTTAATTTCTAATAATTATGCTGTTATTTGCATGCAGCTTTATTTCAATCCTGCAACAGTGAAGATGCTAAGCAACCTGAAGGTAGCATGATACATTATGTTTAAGGATTATTTAAATAGAATAGGTTCTAATCAATCTCCTTTGTGCTTTAACAAAATGCATTTTTGGTTAGTTATATGCTTTAAaacttcttttcctttttgggtATTCTTCACATTGTTGTTACCACCTCAGTCAATGGGTATGATGAATCTCAAAAACTATTAGTTTATCATTCCATCTAAAATTTAAACCGATTGGTCAAAACTAACTTTATGCTGCTGTCCTTCATGGAAAGATTAAGTATTCTGCACAAATCCTGCTGTTGCTTTTCGGTTTTTCAGTGAGAATTATTAGTGAACCTGTTTCTATCTGCTGTCCAATGTCTGCAGGTTTTGGTAATAGCTATCTTGTTAAAGATGATCATGAAACGACGATTTTCTATTATTCAGGTTAGTTTgagcaaataaaatattctcattGCACTGTATCACATTCAATTCTCCAAatattgaaagaaaatatGTGGGCTTTTGGAATGACTAATTGGTTACAGTTTACCTATATTCTGCATGTTTGGTGATGATCTGTATTTGTAACAGTGGGAAGCTCTCGCTCTGTTGCTTATTGGAATTAGTATAAACCAGTTGCGGTCTTTACCAGAGGGTACTACTTCATTCGGTCTTCCAGCTGCAACAGGCGCATACTTGTAcacaataatttttgtaagtaCAGTTGCAAACTCAATCTATATGGCAACCTTTTGAATTGTCTTTATTGCAAAGAATTATATCTTGAAATAATCTTATTCAGACAGTAGGACTTCTGAAATGCCTTTTTTGGCCCCCTTGTTAATAAATGTAGAGAATGCTTATTCACAGATTATAGTTTAGCTAAACATAGTTTAAGCAGTTTTTTAGCAATTGCCAAGTAGGGGTACCTGCATGTTGCAGCAGGTAATATTATGTTTGGgagagaattttttaaatatttatcaaaattaaaaaagtaaaatagtAATGAAATTAAGTAAGGAATATTTTATGATTAGTTAGGTCAAAACTATTATATAAAATGGTTGTTTTGGTCTTTTAAAGGTTAAGTTAGAAGTGATGAACTGACAAATAAACTGATAAATGCAATTTTTGTAAGTTTACATCTGTAAACTAGTAGATAATGGTATCATTCACAACACACCATAATGTACAAATCCATTGACTATCGTTTAGAaatttctaaataattaatacacTTAGTATGGTGTGAAGTTGACTAAATTCACAAATAAATTCTCATAATTTATAATGCACACTTtcgaaatcagctatctaaaTACATCTAATATGATCAAATCAAGTTATCAACCATACTCGAATACTATAAtggtgtcaaaattttccccACTCCCTAGtagtaattaatattttcataaaataataaaaaagaataaaatgataaatgaaaaataaaattattttgtggGTTGGAGTTTTGGAGTTGAGACAGTTTAGGATATCATGGATATAAACAAACTAACTATTACAAACATAAGTTAAGAAAAGGTTTTTACTAAACAAATGTTACAAGAAGTACTAGAGCACCTCAAGAGTAAAAAAATCTGAAGGAAATCTCACAATGAGTCAAAAGACTCAGAATAGACAAACtgtgaaaaataattttgaggaGTGCACTATTGTGGTAATTGTGCCTTCCTCTTACAAAGACACTGCTATAACAATAGTGTCAATAACCTTTAGTTATATGTATAATATTAATGTATCTAATATGCAAGAGAATGTGACACAATGAAAActaagtgtttttttttttgaaagataaaaaaaaatgtattttttttaatgagtaTGCTATGaagtgtattttttttttttgaaaactaagTGTATGACATTTATGCAGGTTACTGTTCCATCCCTGGCATCAGTCTTTAATGAGTATGCTATGAAGAGCCAATTTGAAACAAGCATTTACCATCAGGTGAGTTTCTAATGATATTATTTGTCGTACTCATGTGACCGTGATGACCTAGCCTGGTGGGATAACTGATGGCACGAATATCTTGGGTTGCATTGATTTTATTAACAACTagggaaaaataaagaaaaactctGAACTACTCTTATATGGCACAGATTTTGGGAGAATTAAAGTAATTTGCTGAAGTATAGCTAAATGGTTAAACAATTCTGGTCTTTGACCTTTCTTTTGAATCTTACATTTATTTGTGGTTGCTATATGTGTTCCAGAACTTATTTCTTTATGGATATGGTGCCATGTTCAATTTCCTAGCCATCCTCGGAATTGCAATTTTTAAAGGTAGGACATAAACTTTAAGCTCAGAATTTACTGTTGATGGTATGAAGCTTCTAATAAGCTCTGAATGTTTGGTGGAAATTATGATATGATTATCAACAGCACTTCATTGATCATGTTTGGCTGCTAGTTCTTggttatctcacaaattcttatatatatttttactgATATTTTGGCATTTGGAAGTAGTATAAATTGCTCTAAGCACATGCATAATTCATTTGTTGACTAGCTGATTTAATTCCTTGACCTCCTTGCTTTTAGGTCCCAGTAGCTTGGATATCCTGCAGGGACATTCAAAGGCTACCATGCTTTTAATATGC from Theobroma cacao cultivar B97-61/B2 chromosome 5, Criollo_cocoa_genome_V2, whole genome shotgun sequence carries:
- the LOC18599231 gene encoding uncharacterized protein LOC18599231 isoform X1, with protein sequence MDLKHFSHDHQLVFIQEWSRASEEEEEEGACCFACEERVEGPCYCCSGCKFFLHKTCAELELSPEVSHPFHPPHPLILLPKSPYSSSYLCDFCWGSFSGLVYHCASCKFDLDINCASIAGNFDKVEYPFHEHPLILIEKHNRIIRCDCLGCMKEISSSPFYKCLDCKNREGYLHKECAELPLEINNFHDRRHLLTLLQNPLIHLDSCSCYLCKIKWKGFVYYCNVCEFGLMLEDVSPLPEITTVNHEHPWTLLSRPMSFICDFCGTDGDRIPYLCTTCNFIVHKSCISLPRVITIMRHHHRLSHSYSLPENQFEKWECKICHKKVNTGYGSYYCPDSECNYIAHVNCATDRSIWDPKFNEDERSEGESINWITDVIQTKCLKGDEIATEIKHAFHDHNLTRTFSGEVKDDINCDGCMRPISTAFYGCEQCRFFLHRNCAELPREKRHPSHKHLLALTKNDEFVRCCACGRFHYGFNYECNKRDCYFEIDIQCSLLLDTFRHPSHKHLLFLDHNCRGNCSGCNNISPLAYKCTQGCEFILEFRCLTLPQIAWYKYDNHPLTLTYDEGSDPYQFYCDICEEERDSNKWFYYCADCDNAAHPECILGDLPFIKLGRTLKIYRHPHPLTFVKNIWNCPPCNVCKKLCNEQALQCTECNLIFHWKCQWDLPNLNGV
- the LOC18599231 gene encoding uncharacterized protein LOC18599231 isoform X2, translating into MDLKHFSHDHQLVFIQEWSRASEEEEEEGACCFACEERVEGPCYCCSGCKFFLHKTCAELELSPEMPHEPAAGTSGEARLSRGIPEQTSFLRM
- the LOC18599236 gene encoding pentatricopeptide repeat-containing protein At5g06540; amino-acid sequence: MNISSNSSSSSKVLNTLRLKNPKLLLLESCKNLSQLKIIHGHMIRTHIIFDIFAASRLISLCTDPSFGTALLDYAFKVFSQIETPNLFIYNALIKGFSACQNPHQSFHFYTQLLRANILPDNLSFPFLVRACAQLESLDMGIQAHGQIIKHGFQSNVYVQNSLVHMYSTCGDIKSANAIFQRMTCLNVVSWTSMIAGFNKVGDVAMARKLFDTMPEKNLVTWSIMISGYAKNSYFEKAVELFQVLQEEGVKANETVMVSVISSCAHLGAIELGEKAHEYIFRNNLSLNVILGTALVDMYARCGSIEKAIGVFEELPERDVLSWTTLIAGLAMHGYAERALWVFSEMVKSGLRPRDISFTAVLSACSHGGLVGKGLELFESMKRDFGIEPRLEHYGCVVDLLGRAGKLAEAEKFVLEMPVKPNAPIWGALLGACRIHRNAEIAERVGKILIPLLPEHSGYYVLLSNIYARTNRWENVESMRQMMKEKGVKKPPGYSLIEVDGKVHNFTMGDKSHPEIDMIERTWEEILKKIRLAGYSGNTSDALFDIDEEEKESALHRHSEKLAIAFGIMRTKAPMPIRIVKNLRVCEDCHTATKLISKVFERELIVRDRNRFHYFRHGTCSCMDYW
- the LOC18599237 gene encoding CMP-sialic acid transporter 2, producing MIECSVCHSKIASPNSKAVSRAYDRHRNHVSSKTRFLNVLLVSGDCVLVGLQPILVYMSKVDGGFNFSPISVNFLTEVAKVIFAIVMLLFQARHKKVGEKSLLSISTLVQAARNNLLLAVPALLYAINNYLKFIMQLYFNPATVKMLSNLKVLVIAILLKMIMKRRFSIIQWEALALLLIGISINQLRSLPEGTTSFGLPAATGAYLYTIIFVTVPSLASVFNEYAMKSQFETSIYHQNLFLYGYGAMFNFLAILGIAIFKGPSSLDILQGHSKATMLLICNNAAQGILSSFFFKYADTILKKYSSTIATIFTGIASAVLFGHTLTINFVLGISVVIISMHQFFSALSKVKDEQQGSSFEMVDSQDSQRSKDASFLNMTAGANEDAGHRVNEEEKRPLLPV